TGGAAGATTTTGACCAGATCGGAGTTTTCCTTGTGACCCAAGAATTCATCGAATGGCACAAGCTCCGATTTGGAGATCAGATCCTGTCGCATAGCTACCAGATTTTCGTAGTAACCATTTATTGACAATGCCAAACCACTCGCAATTTCTCGGTCGCCAATTTTGACCATGGCAGCAATTACCTCGTCAATCTTCCCAATGAAAATTTTACTTTTTCAGGAATATCACTCATGAACGCGTAACATATAGTCTTTCAGACATGGAGAGTTATCATGTTAATACTCTTAGTTCATTGGATTGCTTGCCAGTTGATTAATCAATTTTCAGCTGATAAACTGAATAACAACTATTGGAGCATGGTTTGCCATCTTGGTTGCATGGGCAAGTGATCGCGACCCCCTCCTTCGCTTGTTTAATTAGAATTGGACACTTAGTAATTTCCCATTCATTTTGGTCAATTCTTGGAAATCCTATCTCGTCCGAACCCAGAATCCTAGTTCCCCCATCGGTAATCAGTTTCAGTCCCCATTTCGGGTTCTTGCTGTCTAATACCACTGTAAAATATTTCTCGGATTTCATCTTTCCGATACAGAAATCCCCAGCAATGGCCTTGATAGCGAAGCCCTGCAAATAGGATTCAGAATAGACCACCTTTCCAGAGTCGTCTTTAATTACCAAACCTGAATTACCAAACTCAAAGGAATGATCCGAAAGTTTAAAGCATGAAGTAGGGTCAAATTGTTCCATGTGATGTTTTTTAAGGGTTGAGCCTCAAATCTGCATGGTTAACACGTGGTACACAATTCGACTTTATTGAATTATTTTAGCATTTTAAGCCCTGAGATAAATTCAACCTGATGTGGTAGAAAGTAGGCACAAACAATGAGTTATGCGAACTTCATATTCGAGTTAATTAATTCCTTGTCAAAGAGTGAAGCGGCACGAGTAATAAGTCACTTGAGCAGCCTCGGAACACAGCACTCTAAACTCCAAACATTATTATTCAAAGACTCTCGATCCGCTCGAACCGTTGATTCTGAAATCATCCGAAATCGAATTTCCTCTGAAGAATTAAGAACCTACTTTTCTTACCACAAAGGAGGGTTACAGGAACATGTTCTGAACGTCCTATTGGAACTTGATGCGGATGACCATGTGGTTTATCGCAATCATATTATGGATGCTCTTAGCAAAGCCACAGTTTTATATAACAAAGGTTTTGAAGAAAATGCGGTAAAAGCAATTGACAAGTTACTGACGAAGGTTGATCCACAGTTTAACGCTGATTTGCGATTGCTAGTACTAAACGAACAATACCGATTGCTAAAGAGAATTCCGCTTTTAAAGCGTCCAGCTCTATTGGAAGCGGTTGGTGGACATAGAAAGGCTGTGATTCATATTCTTACAAACGAAGCAGAATACGATGAACTAAGTGAGAAAATTCATTTTTTGTACTTATCTGCAAGGCAATCTAGTGCGAGTGAATGTACCGATCAGCTATCGCTTCTATTCCAAAACCCATTGCTAAAAAGTGAAACCAGTGCCCTTTCATTTAAAGCAAGGTTGAATTTTTATATGTGCCATGTTTTCAAGCACAGCCTACTAGGAGAAGCCACAAAGCAAGTTGCTATCCAGAACCAAATTGTTTCATTATGGAAACAATACCCCGACTTTAGAAAAAGAAGACCTTTTCTGTATCAGTACTCCTTGGTGAATCTTCTTAACGGCTACTGCAAAGCCGGAAACGACCAGAAATTTGATGTCGTATATAAAGAAGCAATGTCCATAAAAATACTCAATAAGAAAGAGAACGCGGCTGGATATATTGCCCTGATCAGTTGTAAGCTATACTTCCTGCTTAATATAGCAAGTACTGATAAGGTTATCGCATTTGCCAAACGAATTGGAGCGGAATTGCCAACCAAAGCCAAATATGCCATACCCGGAACCATCATTAACCTACAGTATAACCTTGCCAGTGTCCTGTTCATTTCTGGAGAGTTTGAAGAAAGTGAGCGGGCGTTAAGGATAATTACAGATACCAAAACTGAGCTGCGGTTCGATATTCAAGGCACAGCACGAATCTTACTTAAACTGTCTTGTTTTGGCCGCAAGGACAGTGAATATATCCATAGCCTTAACATGGCTTGCCGTAGGTTTTTTCGAAGCCATAAAATGGTTGACAAAATGCAAGGAATCACATTCCGATTGGTTGACAAGCTACTTAATCAACCAGAGTCAGAGCACCTGTCAACTCTTCAGTTTGAACTTGAAAATCTTAAGGAATTACAAAATAATATTCCGACACATCTGGGTATCGAAGAGGTCATCATGTGGGTCGAATCAAACTTTCAGGGCGTACCGATTAGAAAAATTTGGGAATCCAAACGAACGGTCAAGGCGGACTGACCTTCTTCAAAGGATTATGGCTCAGGGCACAATTAGCTCAAAATCAGCCGGAAATTAGAATTAGTGTTTAAGTGGATTTAGGTGACTTTCATGCGCCCTAAGAACCGCGTATGAACACCAATAATCACAATGGATTAGAAGAAAAGGGAACGAACTTCCGCTATCGGCTTTCCGTATTGATAATACTGGTTGCAACTCTTGGAATTGGGTCAGTAGCCTATCTGGCCATGTGTTGTGGTTCGGATTTAAGCGGAGATACTGTATTCACAGCAGTGATTGGGCTTGCAGGAACATGGGTGGGTACTATACTGGCCTTTTACTTCTCTAAAGACAATTTTGAGGCAGCAGAAAAAAGCACTCGGGCGATGGTGGATAAGTTCCGAACATCCACTCAAAAACTGGCATCAACACTTGCGAGCAGTGTGATGCTTAAAATTTCACAAGCGGCAGTTCTAGTGTTGAAAGACGAAGATCAATCGATCATCCTATTAACCAACATTCTTGAAAAAATGGGCGACCATTATCGATTGCCAGTGCTGGACACAAGTGGAAGGTTGCTATACATAATCCATCGCAGT
This DNA window, taken from Flavobacteriales bacterium, encodes the following:
- a CDS encoding CBS domain-containing protein codes for the protein MNTNNHNGLEEKGTNFRYRLSVLIILVATLGIGSVAYLAMCCGSDLSGDTVFTAVIGLAGTWVGTILAFYFSKDNFEAAEKSTRAMVDKFRTSTQKLASTLASSVMLKISQAAVLVLKDEDQSIILLTNILEKMGDHYRLPVLDTSGRLLYIIHRSMIDRFLAQSFLTQNNDNQPYTLNTLLSDRTAGDAISKGIVTVKPTDTLHLAKLKMELKREDGVMCSDIFVTDDGTRNGKVLGWITNNDLNKHSHVEG